One uncultured Alphaproteobacteria bacterium genomic region harbors:
- a CDS encoding conserved hypothetical protein (Evidence 4 : Homologs of previously reported genes of unknown function) produces the protein MEPPMPPDLPTPIAAYFAAANAANGPRAALCFTLDAVVVDEALPRRGTAEIAAWVVETQRKYRCTATPSAIAVEGTRARVAATVAGDFPGSPVALDYLFTLADGRISRLEIG, from the coding sequence ATGGAGCCGCCGATGCCGCCCGACCTTCCCACCCCGATCGCCGCCTACTTCGCCGCCGCCAACGCCGCCAACGGCCCGCGCGCCGCCCTCTGCTTCACCCTCGACGCCGTGGTCGTGGACGAGGCACTGCCCCGCCGCGGCACCGCCGAGATCGCCGCCTGGGTGGTGGAAACGCAGCGGAAATACCGCTGCACCGCCACCCCTTCCGCGATCGCCGTCGAGGGCACGCGCGCCCGCGTCGCAGCCACCGTCGCGGGCGACTTTCCCGGCAGCCCGGTGGCGCTCGACTATCTCTTCACCCTCGCGGACGGCCGGATTTCCCGCCTCGAAATCGGCTGA
- a CDS encoding hypothetical protein (Evidence 5 : No homology to any previously reported sequences) yields MPETGPTWKLSLAGEATVCVAPTLAQMTPYVLLEQEDWFEDEIRFVRRLVEPGMTMLDVGANHGVYSLAAACRIGGGRIWAFEPASAPRARFAESVALNGFGTVVAILPVALSDTERTVEMAIAENSELGSLHGGAGPAETVRVRTLDACAAEHFPDARIDFVKLDAEGEEVAILRGGARIFAEQSPLVMFELREGAKVNAGLPEAFRALGYDLFVLVAEAGLLLPATGAEEALNLFACKPDRAAALAARGLLLRSEAELPREPAGVSPADLAERLGGLECAAAWRGAWNLALVRRLPGPYMFALGTALAAASAAPARRVALWLAAWTELARLPAAVASRTEVDLLRLHLLHCLGRRAAAHRLARTLERQFGTRKAQVDWPFVAPLAADWRRATGQTPETWAAYRVAEYVTIHGAASSYFLADIVCGRVGLHLGDPDRSARICRTIALATAKRLRRGEGGGAVVMAANAAAWRDLSAEMLYASMPSNSTEDR; encoded by the coding sequence ATGCCGGAAACTGGACCGACCTGGAAACTATCGCTGGCCGGGGAGGCGACGGTATGCGTCGCGCCGACGCTCGCGCAGATGACTCCCTACGTGCTGCTCGAACAGGAGGACTGGTTCGAGGACGAGATCCGCTTCGTCCGCCGTCTCGTCGAGCCGGGGATGACGATGCTCGACGTCGGCGCCAACCACGGCGTCTATTCCCTTGCCGCGGCGTGCCGGATCGGCGGCGGACGGATCTGGGCGTTCGAACCGGCGTCGGCGCCGCGCGCCCGTTTCGCCGAAAGCGTCGCCCTCAACGGGTTCGGGACCGTCGTCGCGATTCTGCCGGTAGCCCTCTCCGATACCGAGCGCACCGTCGAGATGGCGATCGCCGAGAACAGCGAACTCGGCAGCCTGCACGGCGGGGCCGGTCCCGCCGAGACGGTGCGGGTGCGCACCCTCGACGCCTGCGCCGCCGAGCACTTTCCCGACGCGCGCATCGATTTCGTCAAACTCGACGCCGAGGGCGAGGAAGTCGCGATCCTGCGCGGCGGCGCGCGGATCTTCGCCGAACAGTCGCCGCTGGTGATGTTCGAACTGCGCGAGGGCGCCAAGGTCAACGCGGGCCTGCCCGAGGCCTTCCGCGCCCTCGGTTACGATCTCTTCGTGCTGGTGGCGGAGGCCGGTCTGCTGTTGCCCGCGACCGGCGCCGAGGAGGCGCTCAATCTCTTCGCCTGCAAGCCCGACCGCGCCGCCGCGCTCGCCGCGCGCGGGCTGCTGCTGCGGTCCGAAGCGGAACTGCCGCGCGAGCCCGCCGGGGTCTCGCCTGCCGATTTGGCGGAGCGTCTCGGCGGTCTGGAGTGCGCCGCGGCCTGGCGCGGCGCCTGGAATCTCGCCCTGGTGCGCCGCCTGCCGGGGCCGTACATGTTCGCCCTCGGCACCGCGCTCGCAGCCGCCTCGGCCGCGCCGGCGCGTCGGGTGGCGCTGTGGCTGGCCGCCTGGACCGAGCTCGCGCGCCTGCCGGCCGCGGTCGCGTCGCGAACCGAGGTCGATCTCCTCAGGCTCCACCTGCTGCATTGCCTCGGCCGCCGCGCCGCGGCGCATCGGCTCGCGCGCACGTTGGAGCGGCAGTTCGGCACCCGCAAGGCCCAGGTGGATTGGCCGTTCGTCGCGCCTCTGGCGGCGGATTGGCGGCGCGCGACCGGTCAGACGCCGGAGACCTGGGCGGCGTACCGGGTCGCCGAATACGTCACGATCCACGGCGCGGCGTCGTCGTACTTCCTCGCCGACATCGTCTGCGGGCGCGTCGGCCTGCACCTCGGCGATCCCGACCGCAGCGCGCGGATCTGCCGGACGATCGCTCTCGCGACGGCGAAACGGCTCCGCCGCGGGGAAGGCGGCGGAGCCGTGGTGATGGCGGCCAACGCGGCCGCGTGGCGCGACCTGTCGGCGGAGATGCTTTACGCCTCGATGCCCTCGAACAGCACCGAGGACAGGTAG
- a CDS encoding conserved membrane hypothetical protein (Evidence 4 : Homologs of previously reported genes of unknown function) — protein sequence MEVLGVEMAALPAWKWAVAGLALMALGSWRDWGILRAVGMGGLFTAMVAALTDAGGGEQLACWIGFSALSWVGGRRYRRRDAARAARLAEIPGFRLIGRRGTVATAFRNGHGTVEVEGETYAARADDNLPQGTRIRVVGADEEGVTVKAA from the coding sequence ATGGAGGTTCTGGGCGTCGAGATGGCGGCCCTGCCCGCCTGGAAATGGGCCGTCGCGGGGCTCGCGCTGATGGCGCTCGGCAGCTGGCGGGATTGGGGGATCCTGCGCGCCGTCGGCATGGGTGGCCTGTTCACCGCGATGGTCGCCGCGCTCACCGACGCCGGAGGGGGCGAGCAGCTCGCGTGCTGGATCGGCTTCAGCGCCCTCTCCTGGGTCGGCGGCCGCCGCTACCGCCGCCGCGACGCGGCGCGCGCCGCCCGCCTCGCCGAGATCCCGGGCTTCCGGCTGATCGGCCGGCGCGGCACCGTGGCGACCGCGTTCCGCAACGGTCACGGCACGGTCGAGGTGGAGGGCGAAACCTACGCCGCCCGCGCCGACGACAATCTCCCGCAAGGCACCCGGATCCGCGTCGTCGGCGCCGACGAGGAGGGGGTGACGGTGAAGGCCGCCTGA
- a CDS encoding conserved exported hypothetical protein (Evidence 4 : Homologs of previously reported genes of unknown function), which yields MSFGVVEAAALALVVGVAGAALAWFAARPKGPQGPDPMLGELAGRLAQMAETQAASQAMLAERMQAQERALAKAMDDRLAEVTRRVGEGLTVSAEKTAATLHDLRERLAVIDAAQQNLTALSTQVVGLQDILSNKQARGAFGEVQMHDIVTAALPAEAYTFQAKLSNDRRADCLLMLPNPPGPIVIDAKFPLDGYQALRDCGDDPARKVAQRRFADDVLKHIKDIATKYIIPGETAESALMFLPSEAVYAELHANFRSVVEESYRSRVWIVSPTTLMATLNTVRAVLKDVQMRKQAGRIQKEVGTLLEDVGRLDDRLKKLFTHIGQASADVDLVQKSMTKITSRAERIEAVQLGAPEGTELGLAPPEAAPGEAG from the coding sequence ATGAGTTTCGGAGTGGTGGAGGCGGCGGCGCTGGCGCTCGTCGTCGGAGTTGCGGGCGCGGCGCTCGCATGGTTCGCGGCACGGCCGAAAGGGCCGCAGGGGCCGGACCCGATGCTCGGCGAGCTGGCCGGGCGGCTGGCGCAGATGGCCGAGACCCAGGCGGCGAGCCAGGCGATGCTGGCGGAGCGGATGCAGGCGCAGGAGCGCGCGCTGGCGAAGGCGATGGACGACCGCCTCGCCGAGGTGACGCGCCGGGTCGGCGAGGGGCTGACGGTCTCGGCGGAGAAGACCGCCGCGACCCTGCACGACCTGCGCGAGCGCCTCGCGGTGATCGACGCGGCGCAGCAGAACCTCACCGCGCTCTCCACCCAGGTCGTCGGGTTGCAGGATATCCTCTCGAACAAGCAGGCGCGCGGCGCGTTCGGCGAGGTGCAGATGCACGACATCGTCACCGCCGCGCTGCCCGCCGAGGCTTATACCTTCCAGGCCAAGCTCTCGAACGACCGGCGCGCCGACTGCCTGCTGATGCTGCCCAATCCGCCCGGGCCGATCGTGATCGACGCGAAGTTTCCGCTCGACGGCTATCAGGCGCTGCGCGACTGCGGCGACGATCCGGCGCGCAAGGTCGCGCAGCGCCGCTTCGCCGACGACGTGCTGAAGCACATCAAGGACATCGCGACGAAATACATCATCCCCGGCGAAACCGCGGAATCGGCGCTGATGTTCCTGCCCTCCGAGGCGGTCTACGCCGAGCTGCACGCCAACTTCCGCAGCGTCGTCGAGGAAAGCTACCGCAGCCGCGTCTGGATCGTCTCGCCCACCACCCTGATGGCGACCCTCAACACCGTGCGCGCGGTGCTGAAGGACGTGCAGATGCGCAAGCAGGCGGGCCGCATCCAGAAGGAGGTCGGCACCCTGCTGGAGGACGTCGGCCGCCTCGACGACCGGCTGAAGAAGCTCTTCACCCACATCGGCCAGGCGAGCGCCGACGTCGATCTGGTGCAGAAGTCGATGACCAAGATCACCAGCCGCGCCGAACGCATCGAGGCGGTGCAGCTCGGCGCGCCGGAGGGGACCGAGCTCGGCCTCGCCCCGCCCGAGGCCGCTCCCGGGGAGGCGGGCTGA
- a CDS encoding hypothetical protein (Evidence 5 : No homology to any previously reported sequences), which translates to MAYDFRTRAFVDLALALRDHPRGVPARGDALRDLARLYLSAADALFRLMYLILAARLAAFPHGGRFEGFLPVYEDRVRALFAMLEPILLGDDVAAIRDVVEGVRQGALAEEMVALQNAVGASSGEGRDLDADAEATATVTNSLKEQLARRIKNPWIQDVLHAINEIIGVVRGVT; encoded by the coding sequence ATGGCCTACGACTTCCGTACCCGTGCGTTCGTCGATCTGGCGCTGGCGCTGCGCGACCACCCGCGCGGCGTGCCCGCGCGGGGCGACGCGCTGCGCGATCTCGCGCGGCTCTACCTCTCCGCCGCCGACGCGCTGTTCCGCCTGATGTACCTGATTCTCGCCGCGCGCCTCGCCGCGTTCCCGCACGGCGGCCGGTTCGAGGGCTTCCTGCCGGTTTACGAAGACCGGGTGCGTGCCCTGTTCGCGATGCTGGAGCCGATCCTGCTCGGCGACGACGTCGCCGCGATCCGCGACGTCGTCGAGGGCGTGCGGCAGGGCGCGCTGGCCGAGGAGATGGTCGCCCTGCAGAACGCCGTCGGCGCGTCGAGCGGCGAAGGGCGGGACCTCGACGCCGACGCCGAGGCCACCGCCACCGTCACCAATTCGCTCAAGGAGCAGCTCGCCCGCCGGATCAAGAACCCCTGGATCCAGGACGTTCTCCACGCCATCAACGAAATTATCGGGGTGGTGCGCGGGGTGACGTGA
- a CDS encoding exported hypothetical protein (Evidence 5 : No homology to any previously reported sequences) — MRYRTLLPAAGCALALLAAPATGQTPDVAPERPLATAAEGERISLSGSVRAVDDDEFTLDTGRDAIEVDLDDFADADVGRLRTGDRVTVTGRVDDGLFRDRELDATSIHLVRLGATLAAAGGRPDRPLTGTEGRMAADDEWVSITGRIENRSGDSLVLRSGGLRILVDADDADGADAVNVGDRVRVSGRMDDGDLFERREIDAVKVTPLES; from the coding sequence ATGCGATACCGAACCCTGCTTCCCGCCGCCGGCTGCGCGCTGGCGCTGCTCGCCGCCCCCGCCACGGGGCAGACCCCCGACGTCGCGCCGGAGCGCCCGCTCGCCACCGCGGCGGAGGGCGAGCGGATCAGCCTCAGCGGCAGCGTGCGGGCGGTGGACGACGACGAATTCACCCTCGACACCGGCCGCGACGCGATCGAGGTGGACCTCGACGACTTCGCCGACGCCGACGTCGGTCGGCTGCGGACGGGCGACCGCGTCACCGTGACCGGCCGCGTCGACGACGGCCTGTTCCGCGACCGCGAACTCGACGCCACCTCGATCCACCTCGTGCGCCTCGGCGCCACCCTCGCCGCCGCCGGGGGCCGCCCAGACCGGCCGCTGACCGGCACCGAGGGGCGGATGGCCGCAGACGACGAATGGGTCTCGATCACCGGCCGCATCGAGAACCGGAGCGGCGACAGTCTGGTGCTGCGGAGCGGCGGCCTCCGGATTCTCGTGGACGCCGACGACGCCGACGGCGCCGACGCCGTGAACGTCGGCGACCGGGTGCGCGTCTCCGGGCGGATGGACGACGGCGACCTGTTCGAACGCCGCGAGATCGACGCCGTCAAGGTGACGCCGCTGGAGTCCTGA
- a CDS encoding Helix-turn-helix type 11 domain protein yields the protein MTRTARLLDLLQALRARRRPVTAAALAAELGVSTRTVYRDIATLAASGAPVSGEAGVGYVLAPGLFLPPLMFDAEETEALLLGLATVRQRGDATLRQAARQALGKIAAVLPPETRAAIESPVARPGAVWWEIAEGGDLDTLRRAIRGERKLRITYTDAAGATTERVVWPFAIDFLHAARILDAWCETRADFRHFRVDRIAAAEVLAERTPKRRAALLAEWQERLACEPPPDDLHRAAAKPYDGERNDCTAAMKRNAR from the coding sequence ATGACCCGCACCGCCCGTCTGCTCGATCTGCTGCAAGCCCTGCGCGCCCGCCGCCGTCCGGTGACGGCGGCCGCCCTCGCCGCCGAACTCGGGGTCTCGACCCGCACCGTCTACCGCGACATCGCCACCCTCGCCGCCTCGGGCGCGCCGGTGTCGGGCGAGGCGGGGGTCGGCTACGTCCTCGCGCCCGGGTTGTTCCTGCCGCCGCTGATGTTCGACGCCGAGGAAACCGAGGCGCTGCTGCTCGGCCTCGCGACGGTGCGCCAGCGCGGCGACGCCACGCTCCGGCAGGCGGCGCGCCAGGCGCTCGGCAAGATCGCCGCGGTGCTGCCGCCGGAGACCCGGGCGGCGATCGAATCGCCGGTGGCGCGCCCCGGCGCGGTGTGGTGGGAGATCGCCGAGGGGGGCGATCTCGACACCCTGCGCCGCGCGATTCGCGGCGAGCGGAAGCTGCGCATCACCTATACCGACGCGGCGGGCGCGACCACCGAGCGGGTGGTGTGGCCGTTCGCCATCGACTTCCTCCACGCCGCCCGGATCCTCGACGCCTGGTGCGAGACGCGCGCGGATTTCCGCCATTTCCGCGTCGACCGCATCGCCGCGGCGGAAGTTCTCGCCGAGCGCACGCCCAAGCGCCGCGCCGCGCTGCTCGCCGAATGGCAGGAGCGGCTCGCCTGCGAGCCGCCACCGGACGATTTGCATCGCGCCGCCGCGAAACCATATGATGGCGAGAGAAACGATTGCACGGCGGCAATGAAACGCAACGCAAGGTAG
- the cysK gene encoding cysteine synthase A, O-acetylserine sulfhydrolase A subunit (Evidence 2a : Function of homologous gene experimentally demonstrated in an other organism; PubMedId : 2457575, 3062311, 3290198, 6302202, 8506346, 8774726, 9298646; Product type e : enzyme), translating to MSRIFTDNAESIGRTPLVRLNRVAPGKATVLAKIEGRNPAYSVKCRLGAALIWDAEEKGLLKPGVEIVEPTSGNTGIALAYVAAAKGYKLTLTMPETMSLERRRVLKFLGANLILTPGPEGMAGAVRRAEEIAASDPARYFLPQQFKNPANPAIHEKTTGPEIWDDTDGAVDVLVSGVGTGGTITGISRYIKGTKGKAITSVAVEPAASPVISQKLAGADLKPGPHKIQGIGAGFIPETLDLSVIDRVEQVSNDDAVEFARRLAREEGILAGISCGAAVAAAARLAADDAFAGKTIVVILPDAGERYLSSVLFEGIEA from the coding sequence ATGAGCAGGATATTCACCGACAACGCCGAATCCATCGGCCGCACCCCGCTGGTGCGGCTCAACCGCGTCGCCCCCGGCAAGGCGACGGTTCTGGCCAAGATCGAGGGCCGCAACCCGGCCTATTCGGTGAAGTGCCGCCTCGGCGCCGCGCTGATCTGGGACGCCGAGGAAAAGGGCCTGTTGAAGCCCGGCGTCGAGATCGTCGAGCCGACTTCCGGCAACACCGGCATCGCGCTCGCCTACGTGGCGGCGGCGAAGGGCTACAAGCTGACCCTGACGATGCCCGAGACGATGAGCCTGGAGCGCCGCCGGGTGCTGAAGTTCCTCGGCGCGAACCTGATCCTCACCCCCGGGCCGGAAGGGATGGCGGGCGCGGTGCGCCGCGCCGAGGAGATCGCCGCCTCGGACCCGGCGCGGTATTTCCTGCCGCAGCAGTTCAAGAACCCGGCGAACCCGGCGATTCACGAGAAGACCACCGGCCCGGAAATCTGGGACGACACCGACGGCGCGGTCGACGTGCTGGTTTCGGGCGTCGGCACCGGCGGCACCATCACCGGCATCTCGCGCTACATCAAGGGCACCAAGGGCAAGGCGATCACCTCGGTGGCGGTGGAGCCCGCCGCGAGCCCGGTGATCAGCCAGAAGCTCGCGGGCGCGGACCTCAAGCCCGGGCCGCACAAGATCCAGGGCATCGGCGCCGGATTCATTCCCGAAACCCTCGACCTGTCGGTGATCGACCGGGTCGAGCAGGTGAGCAACGACGACGCGGTGGAATTCGCCCGCCGTCTCGCGCGGGAGGAAGGCATCCTCGCGGGCATCTCGTGCGGCGCGGCGGTCGCGGCGGCGGCGCGCCTGGCGGCCGACGACGCGTTCGCCGGCAAGACCATCGTGGTGATCCTCCCCGACGCCGGCGAGCGCTACCTGTCCTCGGTGCTGTTCGAGGGCATCGAGGCGTAA
- a CDS encoding Diguanylate cyclase (GGDEF) domain-containing protein (modular protein), which translates to MSPERESLIRSLFETFVARYALRDESLLGMFGETFSGYTVCGEFLVHDRDRWAEIVRADFAEAAFLRIDVIDLTMQDLAEDVVSALALFHLHLPDDDPLVAREMLRLFLVFRREAGEWKVAHSSYSAPYHLRDADRIFPLDSLAARAAELERLVEERTARLERANSALETLSYTDDLTGIANRRAFDRRLREEWRRARRGETPLALLMLDLDVFKHYNDRYGHLAGDRCLERIARLLAGSVRRAGDLAARFGGEEFVVLLPGADADEAHEVAMLILRKIRALALPHEETATGIVTVSIGIAGEIPAGGDPLDLVRRADAALYRAKRAGRNRIAFELDDAPFAVRPAHPGEAAEIAALIDEAFRDAAHACGFEGEVFLALRRADALVVSLVAEVGGVLLGQVAASPLSLDGAPGWAGIGPLAVRPGTRGHGVGTRLMAACLAALEEAGFKGAVLVGDPAYYGRFGFSARPGLIFPGAPAENVLGLAFGPEEPQGVAAFHPAFDVAL; encoded by the coding sequence ATGTCACCTGAACGCGAGTCTCTGATCCGGTCCCTGTTCGAAACCTTCGTTGCCCGTTACGCCCTGCGCGACGAAAGCCTGCTCGGCATGTTCGGCGAGACCTTTTCCGGCTATACCGTCTGCGGCGAATTTCTAGTCCACGACCGCGACCGCTGGGCGGAGATCGTCCGCGCCGACTTCGCCGAGGCCGCGTTCCTGCGCATCGACGTCATCGATCTGACGATGCAGGATTTGGCCGAAGACGTCGTCTCGGCGCTGGCGCTGTTCCACCTCCACCTTCCCGACGACGATCCGCTGGTGGCGCGCGAGATGTTGCGGCTGTTCCTGGTGTTCCGTCGCGAGGCGGGGGAGTGGAAGGTGGCGCACAGCAGCTATTCCGCCCCCTATCATCTGCGCGACGCCGACCGGATCTTCCCGCTCGACAGCCTTGCCGCCCGCGCCGCCGAACTCGAACGGCTGGTGGAGGAGCGCACCGCGCGGCTCGAACGCGCCAACAGCGCGCTCGAAACCCTGAGCTACACCGACGATCTCACCGGCATCGCCAACCGCCGCGCCTTCGACCGCCGCCTGCGGGAGGAGTGGCGGCGGGCGCGCCGCGGCGAGACTCCGCTCGCGCTGCTGATGCTCGATCTCGACGTCTTCAAGCACTACAACGACCGCTACGGTCATCTCGCCGGCGACCGCTGTCTCGAACGCATCGCCCGCCTGCTCGCGGGGTCGGTGCGGCGCGCGGGCGACCTTGCGGCGCGCTTCGGCGGCGAGGAGTTCGTGGTGCTGCTGCCCGGCGCGGACGCCGACGAGGCCCACGAGGTGGCGATGCTGATCCTGCGCAAGATCCGGGCGCTCGCGCTGCCGCACGAGGAGACGGCGACCGGCATCGTCACCGTCAGCATCGGCATCGCGGGCGAGATTCCGGCGGGCGGCGACCCGCTCGACCTGGTGCGCCGCGCCGATGCCGCCCTCTATCGTGCCAAGCGCGCCGGGCGCAACCGCATCGCGTTCGAACTCGACGACGCGCCGTTCGCGGTTCGCCCCGCACACCCCGGCGAGGCCGCCGAGATCGCCGCGCTGATCGACGAGGCGTTCCGCGACGCCGCCCACGCCTGCGGCTTCGAGGGCGAGGTGTTCCTCGCCCTGCGCCGCGCCGATGCGCTGGTGGTTTCGCTGGTGGCGGAGGTCGGCGGCGTGCTCCTCGGACAGGTGGCGGCATCGCCGCTCAGTCTCGACGGCGCGCCCGGCTGGGCGGGCATCGGCCCGCTCGCGGTGCGCCCGGGAACCCGCGGTCACGGCGTCGGCACGCGATTGATGGCCGCCTGCCTTGCCGCCCTCGAGGAAGCGGGGTTCAAGGGCGCGGTGCTGGTGGGGGACCCCGCCTACTACGGCCGGTTCGGATTTTCCGCCCGGCCGGGGCTGATCTTCCCCGGCGCACCCGCCGAAAACGTTCTCGGCCTCGCCTTCGGCCCCGAGGAACCGCAGGGCGTCGCCGCCTTCCACCCGGCCTTCGACGTTGCGCTCTGA
- a CDS encoding exported hypothetical protein (Evidence 5 : No homology to any previously reported sequences): MSVRTHLLGACGALALLAAPALAADPAPSAPQPPLQSRTAPAADWISLTGTVAAIDGNRLTLATGEGSIEVGLRGLAAADAGRMQPGDRIGVTGRMDSNVFERRRIAAESIYVARLNRLLGADDWVIVTGRVVAKTGDDFTLESGDQRLEVDADDDAGAADVRALEVGDRVSVTGELDEAGLYSRREIDATSVIVLTPPPGAS; this comes from the coding sequence ATGTCTGTGCGCACCCACCTGCTGGGAGCCTGCGGCGCGCTCGCGCTGCTCGCCGCCCCGGCGCTGGCGGCGGACCCCGCGCCCTCCGCGCCGCAACCGCCGCTCCAGTCGCGGACCGCTCCGGCGGCCGACTGGATCAGCCTCACCGGCACCGTCGCAGCGATCGACGGCAACCGCCTGACTCTCGCCACCGGCGAAGGATCGATCGAAGTCGGCCTCCGGGGCCTCGCCGCCGCCGACGCGGGCCGGATGCAGCCCGGCGACCGCATCGGCGTGACCGGCCGGATGGACAGCAACGTCTTCGAGCGCCGCCGGATCGCCGCCGAATCGATATACGTCGCCCGCCTCAACCGCCTGCTCGGCGCCGACGACTGGGTGATCGTCACCGGCCGGGTGGTCGCCAAGACCGGCGACGACTTCACCCTCGAAAGCGGCGACCAGCGGCTCGAAGTGGACGCCGACGACGACGCGGGCGCGGCCGACGTGCGCGCCCTCGAGGTCGGCGACCGGGTGTCGGTGACCGGCGAGCTGGACGAAGCCGGCCTCTACAGCCGCCGCGAGATCGACGCCACTTCGGTGATCGTGCTCACGCCGCCGCCGGGCGCGTCCTGA
- a CDS encoding exported hypothetical protein (Evidence 5 : No homology to any previously reported sequences), with the protein MFRAIHSTGRAMAVLAALYLAIGALVAVALGNAWRDAQDAAATGSRNLALLVENYFVELFDQIDLGLLSLAHEATQNARSGRIAAERLDAFLARNVTALSDTSRFGLADPEGRVIYTTGGFTDRATLQEYVTTQRFFVAGATPGASGLYIAPRAEPTDPDGLYLSRRVETRDGEFIGVAFARLPLSQVEDFLSRLDIGAHGGISLRDPSMGIVVRHPDPQRLFRGNTNISPELRALLDSGAARATYYSGGTWDGTARTVTFTRVGKYPLFIAVGLASSDYLAEWRRTALLLGLAYGTLLAAGAVGMAMLRRRRVRADGF; encoded by the coding sequence ATGTTCCGAGCGATCCACTCGACCGGCCGCGCGATGGCGGTCCTGGCGGCGCTCTATCTCGCGATCGGGGCGCTCGTCGCGGTTGCGCTCGGCAACGCCTGGCGCGATGCGCAGGACGCGGCGGCGACCGGCAGCCGCAACCTCGCGCTGCTGGTCGAAAACTACTTCGTCGAACTGTTCGACCAGATCGACCTCGGGCTGCTCTCCCTCGCTCACGAGGCCACCCAGAACGCCCGCTCCGGCCGCATCGCCGCCGAACGGCTCGACGCGTTCCTCGCGCGCAACGTCACCGCGCTCTCCGACACCAGCCGCTTCGGCCTGGCCGACCCGGAGGGCCGGGTGATCTACACCACCGGCGGATTCACCGACCGCGCCACCCTCCAGGAATACGTCACGACCCAGAGATTCTTCGTCGCGGGCGCCACCCCGGGCGCTTCGGGGCTCTACATCGCGCCCCGCGCCGAGCCCACCGACCCCGACGGCCTCTACCTCTCGCGCCGGGTAGAAACGCGCGACGGCGAGTTCATCGGCGTGGCGTTCGCGCGGCTGCCGCTCAGCCAGGTGGAGGATTTCCTGTCGCGGCTCGACATCGGCGCGCACGGCGGCATCAGCCTGCGCGATCCGTCGATGGGGATCGTCGTCCGCCATCCCGATCCGCAGCGCCTGTTCCGCGGCAACACCAACATCTCGCCGGAGCTCCGGGCGCTGCTCGACAGCGGCGCGGCCCGCGCCACCTACTACTCCGGCGGCACCTGGGACGGCACCGCGCGCACCGTCACCTTCACCCGCGTCGGCAAATACCCGCTCTTCATCGCGGTCGGGCTCGCCTCGTCGGACTATCTCGCGGAGTGGCGGCGCACCGCCCTGCTGCTGGGGCTCGCCTACGGCACGCTGCTGGCGGCGGGCGCGGTGGGAATGGCGATGCTGCGCCGCCGCCGGGTCCGTGCTGACGGTTTCTGA